From Rhodococcus sp. B7740:
CGCTGCTCACCGAAGCGGGTGGCCCGCCGCCGACCTATCGCGGCTTCGTCACCTGGGATCCGCTGCCGACCGCGGACGAGGGCCGCTCGTTCGCGGTGTTCTGGAACTGGTTGATGGACACCAGGGCCGATGCGGCCGCGCGCGGCAAAACCTTTGCTGCGTACTGCTATTCACGGCAGGCGGAGGACAAGTGGTTGCTCGATTCGGCCCGCCGCTTCGCCGACGTTCCCGGGGTGCCCACCGAGGCGCAGATCCGCGAGTTCATCGACAGTGAGCAGTGGGTCGACATCTACCAGGCCGTGAGCGATCAGTTCATCTGCCCGAACGGCAAGGGACTGAAGAAGATTGCGCCGGTCGCAGGATTCGCGTGGCGTGACGACGAGGCCGGCGGCGAGGCGTCGATGGGCTGGTATCGGGAAGCCGTCGGATACGACGACGAGCCCGACCACACGCAGCGCGAGCGACTGCTCGTCTACAACGAGGACGACGTTCTGGCCACGAAAGTGTTGCGCGAGTGGATGTCCGACCGTGCGGAGAAGGAGATCCCGACGGTGGCGGACCTGCGCGCTCGCGCGTGACCCCGCGTCGATCGGCGGGGCCACGCGGAGTGGTCAGTGGTTAACGCGGAGCCATACGGATCGCACCGTCCATGCGGATGGTCTCACCGTTGAGGTAGTCGTGCTCGGCGATCATCTGGACCAGCTGCGCGTACTCGGTGGGCTGAGCCAGGCGCGACGGGAACGGTACCGACGCCTCGAGGCCCTGACGGTATTCCTCGGTGACGCCTGCCAGCATCGGGGTGTCGACGATGCCGGGGGCGATGGTGTTGACGCGGATGCCGACCTGCGCGAGGTCGCGGGCAGCGGTGATGGTCATCGCGTGCACGCCGCCTTTGGAGGCGGTGTAGGCGATCTGGCCGATCTGGCCCTCGAAGGCGGCGACCGATGCGGTGTTGATGACGACGCCGCGCTGGCCCGCATCGTCGACGGTCGACTGCGACTGCATCCGGTTCGCGGCCAGCCGCATCACGTTGAACGTGCCGAGCAGGTTGATGGTGATGACCGTGCGGAACAGCTCGAGATCGTGCGGTCCCTTCTTGGACAGGATGCGGCCCGCCCAGCCAACGCCTGCGCAGTTGACGACGATGCGCAGCGGCACACCGGATGCGACGATCGTGTCCAGGGCGGCCTCGACCTCGGCCTCGCTGGTGACGTCGGCGGGCAGCAGAGTCACCCCGGCCGGGACGCTGTCTCCGGCGCGCTCGATGGACTGCGGCAGATCGAGCCCGAACACGGTGACGCCTGCGGCGGCCAGACGAGCGGCCGTTGCGGCACCGAGGCCCGACGCTCCACCGGTGACAAGTGCTGCTGTTCCTGAAATCTCCACGTCGTACGATCCCCTTCGCTCACGGTGGCGGGCCGCGGCACAGGCAGCGACCTCGTAGTCGCTTGCACCATAACCGGCGGGACACCTCACCCGCCTTCAGGCACCCTGGATGGGACCTACTTGATCCCGCTGCGCGCGAATCCGGCGATGAAGTACTTCTGGAAGAACAGGAAGAGCAGTGCCATCGGCACGACGTTGATCAGCGCGAACGCCATCGTGGCACCGTAGTCGCTGTTCGCCTGGCCCTGCAGGTACAGCAGACCGATGGGCAAGGTGAACAACTCGTTCTCCCGCAGCGCGATGAGTGGCCACGCGAAATCGTTCCACGATTGCAGCAGGCTCATGAAGGTGAGGACAGCGATCAGCGGTCCCGACAGGGGCAGCACGACGCGCCGGAAGATCTGCCAATGCCCGGCACCGTCGAGACGCGCCGCCTCGAGCAGCTCGCGCGGAATGCCGAGCATGAACTGGCGTGCGAGGAACAGCCCGAACGCCGACGCCGAACTCGGCAGGATCACCGCCCAGTACGTGCCGTACAGGCCGAGACCGACGACGATGCGGAACAGTGCCACCATGATCACCTGCACGGGCAGCACCAACGTGGCCAGCGCGATGAAGAACAATGGCGTCGAGAACCGAAACCTCAAGTGCGCAAACGCATATCCCGCGAGCAGGCTCGTGACCACGGTGATGATCGTGACCACGACGGCGATGGCGATCGAGTTGCCGAGCCACGTCGCGACCGGGAACGAGTCGAACACGCGAGTGACGTTCTCCCACGTCACCTGGCGCGGCCACAGGCGCAGTTCGCCGCCGCCCAGCAACTCACCGCGAGTCGAGAACGCCACGGCGAGCATCCAATACAGCGGAGCGACGGTGATCAGGCCGATGACGGCGATGACCACCGTGCGCAGTACCAGTGCCCGGCGAGCGGACGCGTTCCTCGGCCCACTCATTCGACCAGATCCTTCGTTCGGCTCGCGCGCCACTGTGCGGCGGCGAAGACGAGGGCGAACAGGAACAGCACCATGCCGATCGACGCGGCGTAACCCTGATCGCGGGTGACGAACCCCGTCTCGTAGGCGTAGGTGACCAACACCGATGTCGCCCCGCCCGGTCCGCCGCCGGTGAGAACGAAGACCAGATCGAACACCTGGAACGAGTAGATGACGTTGAGCACCAGCAGAAAGAACGACGTCGGACCGAGCAGCGGCACCGTCACGTTCCGGAAGCGTTGGAACGCGTTGGCACCGTCCAACCGGGCCGCCTCGTACAGATCGGGACCGAGACCTTGCAGGCCGGCCAGGTAGATCAGCATGTTCAGCCCGGTGCGCCACCACACGGTGGCGATGACGATCGATGCGAACGCCGGCCCTGGAGACGATTGCCAGTCGATGGCGGGCAGACCGAGGAACCCGATCAGATTGTTGAGCACACCGGAGTTCTGGTCGAACACCAGAATGCCGATCAGGCCGGTCGCCACTCCGGAGACGGCCATCGGCAGGATCACCAGCGAGCGCCACAGCGGCCGGGCGGGCAGCGCGGAACTGAGCAGTACGGCCGCGATCAGACCGAACAGCATCGACAGCGGAGTCACCAACGCGGTGAACAGCAGAGTATTGATCAGTGCCCGCCAGAACAGCGGATCCTCCACCAGGCGTGTGTAATTCGCTGCGCCGACGAACTCGCCTGCACCGAATCCGTCCGTCTGCTGCAGGCTGACGACGAACGCGGCGACGAGGGGAACGAGCACGAACACCGCCAACAGTGCGTAGCTGGGGGCGAGAAACCCGGCGGCTGCGAACGCCTCCTTCCTGGCCCCGGTGCGCTTGGTCTGGGCTTCGGGCCCTGGCCCGGTTTTCTGCCCGGCACCGGTGATCGGTTCGGCCGTCATGCGCCGGTGACCTCGGCTATTCCGCTCTGCAACGCGGAGACGGTGGCAGCGGCATCCTGCGAACCCGCGAAGGCGAGATCGAGCTGCTCCTTCAGAACCGGGATGATCGCCGACATCGACGGGGATGCCACCTGAGCTGCATCCTGCGGCTGCACGGTGGTCGCCTGTGCCGCGAAGATCGGAGCCAGCTCCGACCGGACGTCGAACTCGAGGTCGGAGTTGAGCAGGTCGTTGCGCGTCGGCAGCAGTGAGGCGGCCCGGCAGAAGTTCCGCATCTGCTCCTGCTGGGTGACGAACTCCAGGAACGACGCCGCCAGCTCCGGCTGAGAGGTCTGCGACGTCGCCACGAGTGCATTGCCGCCGAAGTCGCCGCCGCCCCGGCGATCTCGCGGCGCATAGGTGGCCGTCCAATCGAAACTGGCCGTGGCATCGGCGTCGGGCAATTGGAACGCACCCGACCAGACCATGGCCACCGACTGCGAGAACCAGGCCTCGCTGGCGTAACTCGACGATGCGATGGTGTTGTTGGCCGGCACGTAGCCCTTGGAGAAGAAGGACGACGAGAATTCGACGGCCCGTCGAGCCTCGTCGGAGTCGATCAGTGGCGTCTTCTGGTCCTCGGCCAGGAAGGATCCGCCGGCCTGGAACAGCAGGCTGAGCCAGCGGGTGACACCGTTGCCCTGCCAGTTGTAGGCCCATGGGTACTGGTCCGCCGGCAGCGAGGAACGCAGTCGGTCACCGATCGACGCCAACTCGTCCCACGTCCAGGCGTCGTCCAGAGTGGTCGGAACCGAGTCGATACCGGCCTGCGACAACAGGTTTCGGTTCACCAGAATTGCCGAGGTATCGGTGTGGTGCGGCAGGCCGTAGGGAATTCCGCCGTTCTGCACCGCAGCCCACGCCGTCGGCGTGAACTGATCACGTGTGTCCGACGCCAACAGCGGCGACAGATCCAGCAGTTGGCCGCGGCCTGCATACGCGCCGAACGTGTAGTACGGCACGCGGAAGATGTCGGGCGGATTGCCCGCCTGGAGCTGGGCGTCGATGTTGGTGAACATCTGCTCGTACGGCACCGCGTTGAGGGTGATCGTCGACCCGGGATTGGCCGCCTCGAACGCGCTGATCGAGGCCCGGAAGCCGGCCAACTCGGCGTCGGTTCCCCACGTGGTGAACGTCAGCGTGCCCTCGGCCTGTTGCGACGGGCTGGACTTGACGAAACCGCACCCCGCCAGCAGCAACGGCACTGCGGCGGCACCGGATCCGATCAGGAAGGATCGACGATCGAGAGGCATTGCTGGGCTCCGTTCATCGGCTGCCGGTGCGGCAGACCAACTGGTCCGCCGCAGGGTAACCACGACGGTCTGCGCCCAAACCCGGCCGTCAGCTTCGGTTGCGCCCGGTGTGGTCGTACTCGACTCGGTGTGCACCGTCGCCCAGGTCGTCGAGCAGAATCGTCGCCGCCACGGGGCGGCCAGGAGGTAGGAGCCGGACCGTCACCGCGCCTGCTTCGGCGGCATCGAGTGCGCTCGACGCGGCGGCCACGATGCGTTCTCGGGCGTCGTCGTCGAGAGCGTTCGGAGATCGGTCGTCGAGCAGCATCACCTCCACCCCGCGGGCCCGCGCAGACCTGGCCGCGCGAGCGAGGTCGGGCCGAACCAGACCGCGGGCGCGCAGGGTGTCGCGAAGTTCGGCTTCGAGCAGCCGACACGCGAGGATCTCCTCGTCGGTGGGATCGGGACCGTCGGCGATGCGCTGCAGCAGCGGACGGGCCAACGCGTCGAGACTGGCCAGCCGAGCGTCGCGTTCCTCGAGAACTGCCGCCGCGGCAGCCTGGGACGCGATGCGCACCGTCGACTGCCTGCGCAGCTCGAAAATTGCCGCGGCCAGCGGACGGATGGTGAACGCGAAGAACGTCGACATCAACAGCGGCGCGATGTTGATGGCGCTGAACGAGAGTCCGTACAGAAATCCCTGACCCGTCACGACCGCCCAACCGATGGCCACGGACATGGTCAGTGTCAACCCGACCCACGCGGCCAGCGTCCGACCGCGCACGCACATGAAGGTGTAGATCACCAGTGGCATGCCCAGCGGCCACGTCTGCAGGCTCCCGTTCAGCGGTACCGGCACCACTGTGAAGACCAGGGCGGCTGCCACCGGGCCCGATAGGGTCATCAGTACGGTCGACCGCAGGCTCGGCGGGTCACCCGGCGCGCGGAGCAACAGGATGACCGCGGCCGAGAGCGCCAGCACCGCGGCGTATTCGGGCCACACCGCGGACACCCCGGTCAGGGTCGTCGATGCACACACCAGGCACGCGAGGATGAAGAATCCGGCAACCGCATATGCAGCTGCCGACTTCATCGACAGCAGATCGCGAACGTCCTCGCCGTTCATCGCTTCCAGCCCAATCGCACGATGGTGCCTGCGGCGGAGGACACGATGTCGGCAGATCCGCCGTCGAGCTGACGCATCCGGCCCTCGATGCTGACGGCGACGCCGAGTCGGTGGGGCGGCACCGAGCGTCGATCGAAGCCGATGCCGTCGTCCATCACGGTGATCTCCACCGTCGACGGAGCCAGCCGGGCTGTGACCGACCGTTTCGATGCCTGTGCGTGAATCAGACTGTTGCGCAACGCTTCGGCCAGTGCGGCAGCGATGGCTCGTACTGTCTCGGCCGGGTACTGCTCCGTCCGCTCCAACAAGTCGTCTTTCACGGTGAATTCGATCGACTCGTCGACCGTCGTTGCGGCAGAACGGAGCTGAGCCAAAACCTCGTCGGCCGAGAACGTTTCGAGGACGGTGCCTGTGGTCAGGTCATCCAGATGCATCAGAGCCGAGCGGGCCTGACGCGCCAGGCTTGGCGTGCGGCCGTGGCGAGTCACGGCGAGCAGTGAGGACATGACCTCGTCGTGGATCAGCGCGTCCAACCGTTCGCGCTCGACCTCGCGCGCGGTGGCCGCAGCCGCCCGGGCTGCGTCGTCGTGTGTCGTCGAGATCGTCGCGTCGAGAATGCGTCCGGTACGTACCGCGGCCAGTGTTGCGGCGACGAACACCGTGCAGAACATCATTGCGAAGCAGATCTCCGCGACGATGTTGCTGCGGGGGAACGGTTCTCGCACAGCTTGATTGGAGAGCTGTACGAGAACGACGCTGACGGTCATGTGAACGAACGCCGGGACGGGGTGCCACACCGTCGCAGCAGCAAGTGCCGCCACGCCGGGAAATGCCGCGAGAAACGTTCCCCCCTGATCGAACGTCACGCCGTCCCAGGCAGTCCACCACAGCGCGGCCATGACCGGGAACGCCAGCGCGGCGATGGATCCGGCCGTACGAATCACTCCGATGCTGGGGTGAAATGTGGAGGCCGCGAAGGCGAAACCGGTGCCGAACACGACGGCCACTGTCGTCGGAGTCCACCACCCGGGAACGACGTTTCCGGTGCGTGCGATATCGGGAATCAACAGCAGCAGGTACGCCCCGTAACCGACACCGACGAATCGGCCGGTGATTCGGATCAGCCGATCGGTCGAGTGGTGCGCCGCATCGGTCGTGCTCACCTGCTGGTCGTCGTCCATGCACCCCTCCCGGGAGAGGAGTGTAAACCAAGGTCAGGCGCGTTCGATGGTGGTCTGCTTCTCCGATTCGCGTGCGGCCCGGGTGCGGGAGCGTCGAACGAACACGGCGACGACGACGGCGGACATCACGACAACCGCTGCGGCAGCGATGTACGGGGCTGCGGTGCCCGGCATCAGGCCCTCGAAGAACAGGACGGCACCGAAGACGAAGAACAGGATGGCCGCGCCGTACTGAATGATGCGTTCCGGCAAGTGCTTTCCGAGCACTGCGCCGACCACGATGGCGAGTGCATCTGCCGCGACCATGCCGACCGTCGAGCCGATCCAGACGCCGACCCAGTCGTTGTCGGCGGCGAGAGTGACGGTGGCCAGCATCGTCTTGTCGCCCAGCTCGGCGAGGAAGAACGCCGAGGCGATCGCGAGGAACGCGGATTTGGTGACCCGGGAGGCTTTCGCGCCCTCGTCGTCGGACAGGGAATCGCCGCGCAGCGTCCAGAGTCCGAAGATGACGAACGCGACGCCGCCGACGATGGAGATCAGCTCGGTGGGAATCGACACCCCGAGGAAGTGGCCGACCGCGACCGAGACCAGGTGCACGACGGTGGTGGCGACGGTGATGCCGCCGATGACGACGTACCACTTGTAGCGCAGGGCGAATGTCATGGCCATGAGCTGGGATTTGTCACCCAGCTCGGCGACGAAAATGACAGCGAAACTCAACAGTAATGCGGACAGCACAGAAGACTCCTCGGTCGTCGAACGGACCGAAGGTCTCGCCCACCGGAAGAACCGGTTCAGGTGCCGGGTCGCAGTTTTACGACCAGTATGTCGACACGTTGATTGGGGGCTACTCCCCTTCGCTGTAGACGACTTTAAGTGCCGTTTCGCGAATTGTCCAATGCGCCAATAAGTTTGGGCACCCGAAAAATCGTGTGCGGGGAGCGGTCAGGACGCGAGGAGCATTGCCAAAACTGCGGTGTCGGGATCGCTGATCGGATCGAGGCCGACCCGGCTGACCATCGAGGTCACGGTGCCGTCGGATTCGGCCTCCACCCAGGCCGCCCGGTGATCGAGGCCGAGATGCGGAAGACCGGGGAGCAGAACGCAGCCGGACGCCGCGCCCGCACACTCCGGGAGTGTCGGTGTCGTCTCCGACGGTGGATGCAGCATCAGCAATGCGGCGGGTTGCTGCGCGGCGAACCGTCCGGGAGCCAACGCGAAATCTCCGATCACCGGACCCTCGGCGACGACCAAGCCGACCGTCCCCGGCGCGGGGTCGTCGGGCAATTCCTCCCGCACCCCGAACACCGTCGACGTCGCCAACAGGCCCGGCATCGAGGCCACCCGCACGGCGAGGGCCAGAAATTGTGCCCATTCCTTGGTGGTGTCCGGCCAGCGGCCGGAGATCACGAATCCGCGCAGCAGACCGGCGGCGTGAAAAGGCGAGACACCGATGAGATCTCGATCGTCCATTGCGCATTCCTCCCAGACAGGTACAGGGCTCGAAGCCGGGTACACGACGTTGGGTAGGAAGAGAATGACGTGAAAACGGCTGGCACACAAGATGGGGAGAGTGCCAGCCGAAACGTAGCCGCCCCCGGCGCTGCCGGGCATTCGCGACGCTCGACCACGGTATCGCCTCGATTCGGGCGACCCTTGCGGCAGCGAAGGCATGACTCGTTCGACGAGACAGGGCCACCGCAATGGATGCGGTGGCCCTGTCTCGCAGTTGTTCGACTGTCGGCGATCTCCTCGGTTACGGGAAGATCAGACCCGGGGTCTTCGACGTCGCGGCCTCGAAACGAGCCTGGACGTCGGCCCAGTTGACGACGTTCCAGAACGCCTTCACGTAATCGGCCTTGACGTTCTTGTACTGCAGGTAGAAGGCGTGCTCCCACATGTCGACCTGGAGCAGCGGGATGATGCCGAGCGGCACGTTGGCCTGCTGATCGTAGAGCTGGAAGGTGAGCAGCTTCTTGCCGAGCGAGTCGTAGCCCAGAACTGCCCAGCCGGAGCCCTGCAGGCCGTTGGCGGCAGCGGTGAACTGTGCGCGGAACTTGTCGAACGAACCGAACTGGTCGTCGATCGCGGCAGCGAGCTCACCCTCGGGCTTGTCGCCACCGTTGGGCGAGAGGTTCTTCCACCAGATGGAGTGGTTGACGTGGCCACCGAGGTGGAACGCGAGGTTCTTCTCCAGCAGGAAAATGGCTGCATGATCGTCGTTGTCACGCGCTGCGGCGAGCTTTTCGACCGCGGTGTTGGCGCCTGCGACATAGGTGGCGTGGTGCTTGGAATGGTGAAGCTCGTTGATCTCGCCCGAGATGTGCGGCTCGAGGGCGGAGTAATCGAAATCAAGGTCGGGCAAGGTGTACTCGGACACGTGGTTCCCTTCTCTAACGACGCCGTACCCATCATGTGATGCGGGCACGTTCGTCCTACTGCGGATCATTCGTAGGGTTCAACCCAATCTCATTCCTACCCCCAGTGCAACAGTTGTAACCGAGATGCTTTTCTCGGAATAATTTCGCGTGAACGAGACAGTCGAATTGTTCGGCTGTGAATCCGCTCCGAATATCACGAAACAGTTGCGCATCGGCTGCGGATTGGTCCAATACATGAACGGAACCTAAACTCCAGGGTGTGGATGGGGACCGACCGAGCCGGAACACGGTCGACGAGTCCGTCGCCGCACAGCCGGTGATCGCGCCCCGAGTGCAGATGGACGGTGCCGACCTCCTTCGCGTCATCGCCGTCCTCGCGGTGCTCTACTCGCACATCTCGTTCTATCTGCTCGACGACGTCGGCGGCGGCTGGTGGATGATCGACGTCGTCGACACCGTCCTGATCCAGGACGCCGGCCTCAACATGCACCTGTCGTTCGTCGGCGTCAGCATCTTCATGCTGCTCACCGGCCTGCTGATCACCCGATCCGCCATGCGGCAATCGCGTCGGGACTTCATGGTCGCGCGTCTCGCCCGCCTCGTCCCGGCCCTCTGGTTCGCCATCGCGATGGCCGTCATCCTCGTCAAGCTCGGACTCAACGGAATGTTCAGCGGCCAACCCGGCATCACCAACGGGGAGGCATTTCTCAGCTTCTTCCTCGGTGGTTTCTTCCTTCGACCCGAGGTCGCCGTCCTCGGTGTCACCTGGACCCTCGTCGTGCAGATCGTGTTCTACCTCTACTGCATCTCCATGCGCGGAACGCTGCGCACCAGGCCCATCGTGGTGCCACTGGTCGGCGCAGCATTGTGCGCGCTGGTGATCGTCTACAACCTCTACCTCCCGCAGCCCTACACGATCCCGTTCCTGACCAAGGTCGCGGGCGTACTCCCGACCCTGTTCCTCGGCCAGATCATCTACCTCGGATGGGCACGACTGATCACCTGGCGATGGGTCGTCCTCGGCGTCGTCGCCCAGATCGAAGTGATCCGACTGGCCATCGAAGTCCACACCTTCTGGATGGGCGGCACCCACCTCTGGACCCTGCTGGTCGTCACCGGCACCGTCCTCGTCCTCGCCCGATACGACGGACCCATCACCCGCTGGCCCGTCGTCAAGTGGATCGGCACCCGCAGCTACGCGATCTACCTGATCCACACCCTCGTGCTCTACCGCATCTACGCAACCGTCGAACCGCACCTGGGCGCCACCGCCGCCGTCCTGGCATTCCTGGCCGGCACCGCCGCACTCGCCGAAATCATCTACCGCTGGATCGAATTGCCCGCCGCACGACACATCAGCGCGCACTACTCACGCCTACGCACCCGATCCGCCGCCTGACCGAGCCCCCCGGGTACTCAATGTGACATTCAGTGGACTTTTGGGCAGTCGATGTCACGTTGAGTGGACTCGGGCGGGTCGGTTTCTGGTCGATCAGAGCTGCGGTAGAACCTCGGATGCGACGAGTTCGAGGTGATCGAGATCGGTGAGGTCCATGGTCTGCAGGTACACGCGGGTCGCGCCGATGGCTCCGAAGCTGCCGATCTTGTCGACGAGTTCGGCTGGGCTTCCTGCGGCACCGTTCTCGCGTAGTTCGGACACCTCGCGGCCGATGGCGGCGGCGCGACGTGCGATTTCTTCTTCGGTGCGGCCGCAGCAGAGGACGAGGGCGTTGGAGTAGACGAGGGAGTCGGGGTCGCGGTCGGCGGCTGTGCAGGCTGCGCGGACGCGACCGAACTGGGTCTCGGTGTCGGCCAGCGAGGCGAAGGGGATGTTGAACTCGTCGGCGTATTTCGCGGCGAGTGCCGGGGTGCGCTTCTTGCCTCCGCCGCCGATGACGATGGGCGGGTGCGGTGTCTGCACCGGCTTGGGCAGCGCGGGGGAATCGGTGACGGGATAGTGCGTGCCGGCGTGCGAAAAGGTCTCGCCGACGGGTGTGTTCCAGAGTCCGGTGACGACGGCAAGTTGCTCTTCGAGTCGGTCGAAGCGTTCGCCGAGCGGCGGGAACGGAATGCCGTAGGCCTTGTGTTCGTCCTCGAACCAGCCCGCACCGAGCCCGAGGTCGACGCGACCACCGCTCATCGCGTCGACCTGGGCGACGCTGATGGCCAGCGGCCCCGGGTAGCGGAAGGTCGCGGAGGTGACGAGGGTGCCGAGCCGAATCGTCGAGGTCTCGCGGGCGAGCCCGGCCAGGGTGATCCAGGCATCGGTGGGGCCGGGGCCGCCGTCGCCGCTCATCGCGAGGTAGTGGTCGGACCGGAAGAATGCGCCGTAGCCGAACTCCTCGGCAGCTTTCGCGACGCGGAGCAGTTCGTCGTACGTGGCGCCTTGTTGCGGTTCGGTGAAGACGCGCAGCTCTGTGGAAGTCATGTTCGCCAGCCTAAACAGCGGATTATCGGAAGCGCAGACGACGGCTGTGTCAAATCACCATCGATCCACAGGCGGAGTTGGTATTCGGTACACCGCGAGACCGACTCGGAGCTTTGACCTGTGGATAGAAACCGGCACAGGCCCCGATTCTGTGGATCGATCTGTGGATACTGTGGATAACTCATGTGACTCGAGTGACGCAGGTCATAGCGAGACGGCGCTTCGGTCGAAAGGACACGGGTGGCAAGCCCGCGCGGACGCGTGACAAGATCGAGGTGTGTCGCATCCCGAGCAGTCTCCCGCCGTCACCGTCGATCGTCTTCCGGTGCCGTTCCCGACGGCGGCCATCCTGCTCGACGTGCGCGAGGACGACGAGTGGCAAGCCGGACACGCACCCGACGCCGTTCACATCCCGATGGGCGACATCCCATCGCGCGCCGGTGAGATCGACAACCAGTCCGAGGTGTACGTCGTCTGCAAAGCCGGTGGTCGCTCGGCGCGCGTCGTCGAATACCTCAACCGCGTGGGATACGACGCGATCAACGTCGACGGTGGGATGCTCGCCTGGCAGGCCGCTGGTCGACCGATCCAGCGCGACGACGACCACGAAGCGAGAATCATCTAGATGTCGGCACCGCAGGGACGCGCTCAGGCGTTCCAGGTCTGTGCCCGCTGCAGCACTCGTTGGGCTGTCGGCGCACGGCCGGGTACGTGGTGCCCCCGCTGCCACGGAGTACTGCTCTCGCCGGTGTCCACCAGGGCGCCCGCGCACGGTGCCCGAAACTTCCGATGG
This genomic window contains:
- a CDS encoding SDR family NAD(P)-dependent oxidoreductase; the protein is MEISGTAALVTGGASGLGAATAARLAAAGVTVFGLDLPQSIERAGDSVPAGVTLLPADVTSEAEVEAALDTIVASGVPLRIVVNCAGVGWAGRILSKKGPHDLELFRTVITINLLGTFNVMRLAANRMQSQSTVDDAGQRGVVINTASVAAFEGQIGQIAYTASKGGVHAMTITAARDLAQVGIRVNTIAPGIVDTPMLAGVTEEYRQGLEASVPFPSRLAQPTEYAQLVQMIAEHDYLNGETIRMDGAIRMAPR
- a CDS encoding TMEM165/GDT1 family protein, translated to MLSALLLSFAVIFVAELGDKSQLMAMTFALRYKWYVVIGGITVATTVVHLVSVAVGHFLGVSIPTELISIVGGVAFVIFGLWTLRGDSLSDDEGAKASRVTKSAFLAIASAFFLAELGDKTMLATVTLAADNDWVGVWIGSTVGMVAADALAIVVGAVLGKHLPERIIQYGAAILFFVFGAVLFFEGLMPGTAAPYIAAAAVVVMSAVVVAVFVRRSRTRAARESEKQTTIERA
- a CDS encoding acyltransferase family protein, with product MDGDRPSRNTVDESVAAQPVIAPRVQMDGADLLRVIAVLAVLYSHISFYLLDDVGGGWWMIDVVDTVLIQDAGLNMHLSFVGVSIFMLLTGLLITRSAMRQSRRDFMVARLARLVPALWFAIAMAVILVKLGLNGMFSGQPGITNGEAFLSFFLGGFFLRPEVAVLGVTWTLVVQIVFYLYCISMRGTLRTRPIVVPLVGAALCALVIVYNLYLPQPYTIPFLTKVAGVLPTLFLGQIIYLGWARLITWRWVVLGVVAQIEVIRLAIEVHTFWMGGTHLWTLLVVTGTVLVLARYDGPITRWPVVKWIGTRSYAIYLIHTLVLYRIYATVEPHLGATAAVLAFLAGTAALAEIIYRWIELPAARHISAHYSRLRTRSAA
- a CDS encoding rhodanese-like domain-containing protein; this translates as MSHPEQSPAVTVDRLPVPFPTAAILLDVREDDEWQAGHAPDAVHIPMGDIPSRAGEIDNQSEVYVVCKAGGRSARVVEYLNRVGYDAINVDGGMLAWQAAGRPIQRDDDHEARII
- a CDS encoding superoxide dismutase, with the translated sequence MSEYTLPDLDFDYSALEPHISGEINELHHSKHHATYVAGANTAVEKLAAARDNDDHAAIFLLEKNLAFHLGGHVNHSIWWKNLSPNGGDKPEGELAAAIDDQFGSFDKFRAQFTAAANGLQGSGWAVLGYDSLGKKLLTFQLYDQQANVPLGIIPLLQVDMWEHAFYLQYKNVKADYVKAFWNVVNWADVQARFEAATSKTPGLIFP
- a CDS encoding carbohydrate ABC transporter permease: MTAEPITGAGQKTGPGPEAQTKRTGARKEAFAAAGFLAPSYALLAVFVLVPLVAAFVVSLQQTDGFGAGEFVGAANYTRLVEDPLFWRALINTLLFTALVTPLSMLFGLIAAVLLSSALPARPLWRSLVILPMAVSGVATGLIGILVFDQNSGVLNNLIGFLGLPAIDWQSSPGPAFASIVIATVWWRTGLNMLIYLAGLQGLGPDLYEAARLDGANAFQRFRNVTVPLLGPTSFFLLVLNVIYSFQVFDLVFVLTGGGPGGATSVLVTYAYETGFVTRDQGYAASIGMVLFLFALVFAAAQWRASRTKDLVE
- a CDS encoding ATP-binding protein, with the protein product MDDDQQVSTTDAAHHSTDRLIRITGRFVGVGYGAYLLLLIPDIARTGNVVPGWWTPTTVAVVFGTGFAFAASTFHPSIGVIRTAGSIAALAFPVMAALWWTAWDGVTFDQGGTFLAAFPGVAALAAATVWHPVPAFVHMTVSVVLVQLSNQAVREPFPRSNIVAEICFAMMFCTVFVAATLAAVRTGRILDATISTTHDDAARAAAATAREVERERLDALIHDEVMSSLLAVTRHGRTPSLARQARSALMHLDDLTTGTVLETFSADEVLAQLRSAATTVDESIEFTVKDDLLERTEQYPAETVRAIAAALAEALRNSLIHAQASKRSVTARLAPSTVEITVMDDGIGFDRRSVPPHRLGVAVSIEGRMRQLDGGSADIVSSAAGTIVRLGWKR
- a CDS encoding ABC transporter substrate-binding protein, with amino-acid sequence MPLDRRSFLIGSGAAAVPLLLAGCGFVKSSPSQQAEGTLTFTTWGTDAELAGFRASISAFEAANPGSTITLNAVPYEQMFTNIDAQLQAGNPPDIFRVPYYTFGAYAGRGQLLDLSPLLASDTRDQFTPTAWAAVQNGGIPYGLPHHTDTSAILVNRNLLSQAGIDSVPTTLDDAWTWDELASIGDRLRSSLPADQYPWAYNWQGNGVTRWLSLLFQAGGSFLAEDQKTPLIDSDEARRAVEFSSSFFSKGYVPANNTIASSSYASEAWFSQSVAMVWSGAFQLPDADATASFDWTATYAPRDRRGGGDFGGNALVATSQTSQPELAASFLEFVTQQEQMRNFCRAASLLPTRNDLLNSDLEFDVRSELAPIFAAQATTVQPQDAAQVASPSMSAIIPVLKEQLDLAFAGSQDAAATVSALQSGIAEVTGA
- a CDS encoding carbohydrate ABC transporter permease; the encoded protein is MSGPRNASARRALVLRTVVIAVIGLITVAPLYWMLAVAFSTRGELLGGGELRLWPRQVTWENVTRVFDSFPVATWLGNSIAIAVVVTIITVVTSLLAGYAFAHLRFRFSTPLFFIALATLVLPVQVIMVALFRIVVGLGLYGTYWAVILPSSASAFGLFLARQFMLGIPRELLEAARLDGAGHWQIFRRVVLPLSGPLIAVLTFMSLLQSWNDFAWPLIALRENELFTLPIGLLYLQGQANSDYGATMAFALINVVPMALLFLFFQKYFIAGFARSGIK
- a CDS encoding LLM class F420-dependent oxidoreductase; amino-acid sequence: MTSTELRVFTEPQQGATYDELLRVAKAAEEFGYGAFFRSDHYLAMSGDGGPGPTDAWITLAGLARETSTIRLGTLVTSATFRYPGPLAISVAQVDAMSGGRVDLGLGAGWFEDEHKAYGIPFPPLGERFDRLEEQLAVVTGLWNTPVGETFSHAGTHYPVTDSPALPKPVQTPHPPIVIGGGGKKRTPALAAKYADEFNIPFASLADTETQFGRVRAACTAADRDPDSLVYSNALVLCCGRTEEEIARRAAAIGREVSELRENGAAGSPAELVDKIGSFGAIGATRVYLQTMDLTDLDHLELVASEVLPQL